The Arthrobacter russicus genome has a segment encoding these proteins:
- the cydC gene encoding thiol reductant ABC exporter subunit CydC, whose protein sequence is MKPEIPRSSLPGLYLLGVLNALKAASMVVFADGLANAIMASIEGRPVNGPLGVAAAAVVLRAAMVWAVQASAKRTGLGAKEKLRAELTRNWLDKAGTKRTEAAGGASVLASNGLDALDGYYNQYLPALVSAATVPLVIGTRILTADWVSALIVVLTIPLIPIFMALIGWYTEEKVSAATGALLRLSGQLAELARGLPVLIGLRRAKEQRAALDQLGEAYRSTTMATLRVAFWSALALELIATLSVALVAVFIGVRLVYGQLGLGTGLLVLILVADCYLPFRELGSAFHASDDGREALRRSRKELAAPAGRRLPEHSGPDAAGLQVERLSVRYLDRAVPALNGVRLRIPAGSLCAISGPSGCGKSTLLGVLAGTVTSADAEMSGSVQGLDPEKLAWLPQNPGSTETTAADELVLWGASGEAQISAALAAVGLAGREAQHPASLSPGQFRRLALARILLRVEAGATVVLVDEPTAHVDAASARLIEAALVSLRGRVTVLLVSHDPRVVALADQHLELAGPVVPEFRTQPAADAPAVRPAGNPAARELSAAEAGAESQSDPDIGSGQARSRAGSTFRIWLRVLQPWRPGFLGAVGFGVLAALAGLALTALSGWLIVRASQQPPILYLLTAIVGVRFFGLLRAVSRYLERLSTHQAVFAAADRLRGRLWDALAKTLPGNRALGRGEAVLPRLVGEVDELRNLMPRVLLPPVTAVLASVAVLICTSLLFPQGFGLQLAVVLGAALAAPALALWADRRSVRLEQQQRDQLFRGLTVLLGAAAELRTNRVDGPLLARLSAVDRGATASAQRGAWAEGLAMAALTLFGCLAALGMVFIGAPFLSSGQLRPEVLVALVLLQLGLVDAFSPLVQSAPGLPLLRRMARSLGAQLQVPELPVVPIAAPGRAIQAEALAIGWQGSTVAEALEVDLASGDWLTVTGPSGSGKSTFLATLMGFTPVLGGRLAVNGKLAWCPQEAHLFNSSLRGNLALARAKADAPSAEEMTRVLTEVGLGEWLGGLSRGLDTPLGVAGGLVSGGQRQRIAVARALLTRADIVLLDEPTAHLDRASAAELMADLRRSLASKAVVLITHHVADRSAGDAVLDLGTLEPARR, encoded by the coding sequence ATGAAACCCGAAATTCCGCGTTCCAGTCTGCCGGGGCTCTATCTCCTGGGGGTGCTCAACGCGCTCAAAGCCGCCTCGATGGTGGTTTTCGCCGACGGCCTGGCGAATGCGATCATGGCCTCGATCGAGGGCCGTCCGGTCAACGGTCCCTTGGGCGTTGCCGCGGCCGCGGTGGTGCTCCGCGCTGCGATGGTATGGGCCGTGCAGGCGAGTGCGAAACGGACCGGGCTCGGTGCCAAGGAGAAGCTCCGCGCCGAGCTGACCCGCAATTGGCTGGACAAGGCCGGGACGAAACGCACCGAGGCGGCTGGCGGAGCTTCGGTTTTGGCGAGCAACGGCTTGGACGCCCTGGACGGGTACTACAACCAATATCTGCCGGCCCTGGTCAGCGCGGCGACCGTGCCGCTGGTGATCGGCACCCGGATCCTGACCGCCGATTGGGTCAGTGCGCTCATCGTAGTGCTCACGATTCCCCTGATTCCGATCTTCATGGCTTTGATCGGCTGGTACACCGAAGAAAAAGTCAGTGCGGCGACCGGCGCCTTGTTGCGGTTGTCCGGGCAGCTCGCCGAACTCGCCCGTGGATTGCCGGTGCTCATCGGGTTGCGCCGGGCCAAAGAGCAGCGTGCGGCCCTGGACCAACTGGGCGAAGCATACCGGAGCACTACCATGGCGACGCTCCGGGTCGCCTTCTGGTCGGCATTGGCCTTGGAACTGATCGCAACCCTGTCGGTGGCGCTGGTCGCGGTATTCATCGGCGTGCGGCTGGTCTACGGCCAGCTCGGTCTGGGGACCGGACTCCTGGTGCTGATCCTGGTCGCGGATTGCTACCTGCCGTTCCGGGAGCTCGGCTCGGCGTTCCATGCCAGCGACGACGGGCGCGAGGCCTTGCGTCGCAGCCGGAAGGAGCTGGCCGCGCCGGCGGGCCGTCGCTTGCCGGAGCATTCCGGGCCGGACGCTGCGGGATTGCAGGTCGAGCGGCTCAGCGTGCGCTACTTGGACCGGGCAGTACCGGCTTTGAACGGCGTCCGCCTCCGAATCCCTGCGGGCTCGCTCTGTGCAATTTCCGGCCCGAGCGGGTGCGGCAAATCGACTTTGTTGGGTGTGCTGGCCGGGACCGTGACCTCTGCGGATGCCGAGATGTCCGGCAGCGTGCAAGGCCTCGATCCGGAAAAGCTGGCATGGCTGCCGCAGAACCCGGGCAGCACCGAAACCACTGCGGCCGATGAACTGGTGTTGTGGGGTGCCAGCGGGGAGGCGCAGATCTCTGCTGCCTTGGCCGCGGTGGGACTGGCTGGACGAGAAGCGCAGCACCCGGCCTCGCTGAGTCCCGGGCAATTCCGGAGGCTCGCCTTGGCGCGGATTCTGCTCCGGGTGGAGGCGGGAGCCACCGTGGTCCTGGTTGATGAACCGACGGCCCATGTGGACGCTGCTTCAGCGCGACTGATCGAAGCGGCTCTGGTCTCGCTGCGCGGCCGGGTCACGGTGTTGTTGGTGAGCCACGATCCGCGCGTCGTGGCGCTCGCCGACCAGCATCTGGAGTTGGCCGGGCCGGTGGTCCCGGAATTCCGGACGCAGCCGGCTGCGGATGCACCAGCAGTCCGTCCGGCCGGGAATCCGGCAGCTCGGGAGCTGTCTGCTGCCGAGGCCGGTGCTGAATCACAGTCGGACCCTGATATCGGAAGCGGCCAGGCGAGGTCCCGGGCCGGATCGACGTTCCGGATCTGGCTGCGGGTTCTGCAACCCTGGCGGCCGGGTTTCCTGGGTGCGGTGGGCTTCGGCGTCTTGGCCGCCTTGGCCGGTCTGGCGCTCACTGCGCTTTCCGGCTGGCTCATCGTCCGGGCGAGCCAGCAGCCGCCGATCCTGTATCTGCTCACCGCGATCGTCGGGGTGCGGTTCTTCGGTCTGCTGCGCGCGGTTTCCCGTTATCTGGAACGGCTGAGCACCCATCAAGCGGTCTTCGCCGCCGCCGACCGGTTGCGTGGGCGGCTGTGGGACGCCTTGGCCAAAACGCTGCCCGGGAACCGGGCCTTGGGCAGGGGAGAGGCGGTGCTGCCGAGGCTGGTTGGCGAAGTGGACGAACTCCGGAACTTGATGCCCCGGGTGCTGCTGCCGCCGGTCACCGCAGTGCTGGCTTCGGTCGCGGTCCTGATCTGCACTTCGCTGCTGTTCCCGCAAGGTTTCGGACTGCAGCTGGCCGTAGTCCTCGGCGCGGCACTGGCGGCTCCGGCGTTGGCGCTTTGGGCGGATCGGCGCTCGGTACGGTTGGAACAACAGCAACGCGATCAACTGTTCCGCGGTCTCACGGTGCTACTCGGTGCGGCCGCGGAACTGCGGACGAACCGGGTAGACGGGCCGCTGCTCGCCCGGCTCTCCGCGGTGGACCGCGGTGCGACTGCCTCGGCGCAACGCGGAGCTTGGGCCGAGGGGCTGGCCATGGCGGCGCTGACCTTGTTCGGCTGCCTGGCGGCGCTGGGCATGGTGTTCATCGGCGCTCCGTTTCTCAGCTCCGGCCAACTCCGACCGGAAGTGCTGGTGGCGCTGGTGCTCCTGCAATTGGGGTTGGTGGATGCGTTCTCGCCCTTGGTGCAATCAGCGCCGGGCTTGCCGCTGCTGCGGCGCATGGCCCGGTCGCTCGGCGCCCAACTGCAGGTTCCCGAGCTTCCGGTGGTCCCCATCGCGGCACCGGGCCGGGCGATCCAGGCCGAAGCCCTGGCGATCGGCTGGCAGGGCAGCACGGTGGCCGAGGCGCTGGAGGTGGATCTGGCGTCCGGGGATTGGCTGACTGTGACCGGGCCTTCCGGATCCGGCAAGTCGACCTTTCTGGCGACCTTGATGGGTTTCACGCCTGTGCTCGGCGGGCGGCTGGCCGTGAACGGAAAGCTTGCCTGGTGTCCGCAGGAAGCCCATCTGTTCAACTCGAGCCTGCGCGGGAACCTGGCTTTGGCCAGAGCCAAAGCGGATGCCCCGTCGGCAGAGGAGATGACCCGGGTTTTGACCGAGGTCGGCCTGGGCGAGTGGCTTGGCGGGCTCAGCCGGGGACTGGATACCCCACTCGGCGTGGCCGGCGGATTGGTTTCCGGTGGTCAGCGGCAGCGAATCGCGGTGGCCCGGGCATTGCTGACCCGGGCCGACATCGTTTTGCTCGATGAGCCGACGGCGCATTTGGACCGGGCATCCGCTGCCGAGCTGATGGCCGATCTGCGGCGCAGCCTGGCCAGCAAAGCGGTAGTGCTGATCACCCACCATGTGGCCGACCGGAGCGCCGGGGATGCGGTGCTCGACCTCGGCACGCTCGAGCCTGCCAGGCGCTGA